Genomic DNA from Macadamia integrifolia cultivar HAES 741 chromosome 6, SCU_Mint_v3, whole genome shotgun sequence:
tagcatgattacagttcatccacaactaacctagcatatatacaattcatccacaactaaccctagcatacatacatatcattatacatacatataatgtaaatccaaGGTTAGGGAATCTTACAACCAGTTGTTTGTGATGACTGAGAACTTGCACTGAcgagtttggtgctcacaccttatCTCTCCTtagcttcttgctcttcaaagcaacaaTAATCAAACccatctttgttttcttctcttcctctttggatTTGAGTTAATGCATCATCAACACatttcaaccacctcttctatCCCCTTTAATGGACTAAGAACAACTATCATCAAACATTCATACTCATTCAAAGACTAAATAAAGGGGGGAGATTCTCTTGCCAAAACCGTAGACTTTTTTTACTCaaaagtgtttttttatttcttccatcGCGTAGAGCTCAAAAAACGAAGAGACAGCAACTTGGATGGAGTCATTTGGAGTTAGGGTTAGAAAGTTATGgtcatttgaagttggagcaataagACAGCCTGAAATGGAATATTTGGTGGTGTGGCGTAGGGTATGCTGGTGGCGTGTAAAACAAGGTCGTGATCCAAACCGTCAATCAAATATCACATGGGGCTTTTAATCTTAGCCGCAAATTTAAATAACAGACAAAAAATGTCAGCCATACGATCGAAATCAATTAGGTCAACAGATGATGTCATGATGATGCAAGCAATCAACACCAGGCACGTTGTCGAAACCTTATTGGCTGGCGCAACGCGTTTTACAATATGTTGTCGGCTATCTCTCATAAAGGTTGAAACGGTTTCCAGCCGTTGGATCAATCTATAAGATCTAGATTAACTCCATAAGCCCCAAATGGAATCTTCTAATAAAGCTCCCATACACATGCGTCACACTTGATCTAGACCCACTTCTTTAAATCAGGCACCAGCCccttaaaatataataattgcAAGAAAACCCtccaaaaaatcaaacaatattCTAAAAGAACCCCCCACTGGCCGAAACCTATTTGAGTATTTTGGATCAGATTTTTTGGGCCGATATTGCGGAAACCTTTATAATTTATTCAATCAAACTCCAATTGAACTAAAACAAAAAGCGTTGAAACCACGACTCGacgctctacaacttttcagaagatCCGATCATTTGACTCAACCATGAAAAATGTCCCTTTCATTTGATAAAAGGTGCAATTCAGATTAAAATAAGTCATGTTTATATTCTTTAAATGGTATATCAGTAATTAACAAAGTGGCCTTATTAGTCATCTGGGATGCTTCATTTGCAAGCATgattttaagtattggtatcttATCAGctgtatcatattggtatcagtTGAGACCGATCCTCAATCTCTGATCCATTTGAATCGATTACCCGTATCGTTTCagggataaaatagaaaaaaatgatacatTTTAAAAAAAGTAAGGGCAAAATTGATTGAAACCTGTCGATCCGTTCTGGATTGGTACCAAATTGATATTgccgataccatcccctaaatccatgcttgCAAGTGAATGTTGAAATAATAGATAGCTAGTTGTTTCATCCGGCCTTGGGGCTGCAAATTACGCTTCATGACCTTTCACTTGATGGAGTTTGATTGatattatgcatttatttttaACAAGTTATATTATGGTTCAATTTTTAATCATTGTCAGTATAATGAATCATTCTCAACTTCCTTAAAAAGGAGACATTGAGGATTTAATTATATATTATCTCAAAGTAGTGTGTATCGTGACATACCATGATTGTGATGGAACCATAACACTATATTACCTTGAAGTAGTGGTTTAGAAACAATAAATGGGTCCCTTcatcaaatatattttttctttaaaaacgAATTAACCAAAGTTTAAACACAAAATAACAAATGGGTCGTAccttcatcaatcattaattttatttaaaaatgaaTACAATCAAAGTCTCAAAAACAACATGAGtatatatttatttgtttgGAAGTGGAAATAACCCAATGGAAGAACCCATCACCAACCTCCATTAACTCCTGTTAAACCATTGGTCTTATATATGAATGTCAAATTATTCTAGTTACTAACATAAGGAATGCATCTAAAGAAAGCATAATAAGTAGATTGATGCTTGCTTCAATCATTAGTGGGTGAGTGTATAGTCCAACGGTCTCCTACAAATTAAGGGAGTACTTGCCCCTCTCAGGTCCTTGCTATAGTGAGAGCCTCATGCATTAGGTTGCACCTTTTACAATTTTAAGacaaataaatataaatgttaatgttaattttgaaactttaattgtatttatttttaaagaaaaaagaataattgatGAAGGGGACCCATTTACTGTTTCCGTGACACTACTTCATATGAGATGTTAGGCATAGGTATTCTATCTAATGTGGAGGGCAAGGGAAGGGGGAGAGTCGAAAGAGTGACCTCTGCCCAGAACTTAGGCCGGGGCTCTATTATAGTAACAACCACCACCACGCCAAGAGGCACTTTTTAAATACCACCTATTCGAAATGATGTTTTATGACATTTAAAAATAGTGAAACAAATGGGATATAGATTACAACTTTCAATAGATTTTGAACTACTTAATTTAATAATAGAATAATGAGAGTGTTCTATAAAAGGTAATGTAGCTCTGTATCAACGCCAATAAGAGCTCAAGTGGAAACATTAACAGTGGTGAGATTTCTGCCTTTTATATGAAatagggtggtcattttgcctcTTATATGTCTTGGTGGCGTAGGGCTACACTGCCTTTTACGGCTTTTTTACCCTAAACTGTTTTCAATTATTCACTATGCATGGTTTTGGAatcttttcttagatttttttttcaaagtttgtGATATTTTGAGATGGGTCAATAGGTCGATTCTAATCTCCTCAAAATCGATTCCATTCAGCCTCTTTCACAAATCCACAATTAAAACAACTTGAGATTCCACACATGAACATAGAATTGGTAGACAAAAAGACGacattaaaaacaaaagaatttaGAATTCGGCGACCCCAAACTAAAAAAAGGTACGAAAGAGGAGAGGCGAAATACTACTTGCAGAAGATGATAACAGCACGGGTTGGTTGGGACAATCGATCGCCATAGACCTTGAGCTTCATTTCTCCACAAATTTAGAGTTTCAACTCTCAACTTCAACTTGTGCTGCTGAAATTTGGATGCGCAAGAAATGTCGCTTTTGTTGGTGAGAATGAGAAGTCAGCTGCTAAGTGCTAAGACCGCGGAAGACGAGAGAGCATGGATACAGAGTCACTGCTCTACTTCGTTGTCTTATGATTTTATTGATTACCAAAAAAAGAGTCTTATGATCTCCCTTGATTTCTCTCGTGTTTTGTTTGGTTAGcaagaaattaaaaaacaaaacataataagacGAAATTAGTAAAACAATTATTGAAtttgttataggaaaaaaaataataataataaagcccAGAAAACAACGTGACCTCTACACCCAGACCGAAATAACCACCCACCTCCATGAAAACAAAAATCTTGATATTGTTGATGTTTCTATATGTACTCCCATTGATCGCTGTGCTGCTGCAGGGATCACGCTGCCTTTGAGGAACCTTCACCttttatatttctctttttcttaccCATCAAACACACCATTGGACACATGTACacaaggtttatggtttatggtttatggttaagTATTGGCTACAATGTGATTTCTGGGAAAAGTCGAGTTCTAGTTGCCATTTAGCAAAAGAGTTAAAGAGCCAATCCTTGATTTTCAGCTAACAACAATTATGTTCCAATCCACACCTTTACAAACAATAGATTTCACAATTAcattcttacccaaaaaaaaagacttcaCTATTACATGGCTATGTACACAGGGGACCATCCTTGATTAGGTTCCTTCAATGATCTGGAAGAAAGTGCCATATTAATCTATCAATCTTCAAGCTTATGGAAATAATGTACAAATGTAGCTGGCTAGCTCCACTTCATAGTGACTGGTTACTCAATTTTGATTCCTCTAATCTCAAGGGTATCCAACTTCTTGGGTTTTCTGTAATTCTTCAACAAGAGAGACCAGCAAACAACACTAACTGAAGAAGCAGCCATAGCAGCTCCAGCAACCCATGGTGGTAGACGGAATCCAGTGGATGGGAAAAGGGCCCCAGCAGCGATGGGGATGCCGAATAGATTATAGCCCAGTGCCCAGAAGTAGTTCATACGGATCCGAGAGAAGGTTTTCCTGGAGAGGTCAATGGCAGTTATCACATCCTCCAAGTTGCTCTTCATCAGAACAATGTCAGCTGCTTCAATGGCTATATCTGTGCCGGCACCAATTGCCATTCCCACATCAGCAGCCACTAGTGCTGGTGAGTCATTAATACCATCTCCAACCATTGCCACTGTTAGTCCCATGGCCTGGatatgaaagggaaaaaaattattcaagTATCGGTAGGcaagagaaagaggggaaaagagaaaaaaagttgagaaaaagaatcaaaaactCATTTTCGAAATAAATTTTAGGTAGACTTCTATCCtcccctgattgaagacctccTTTTCAATAAAGAGGAGAGATTAATCATAGCTCCATGCACTCTTGTTAAAAAACAGCTCTTGGTATGTTATAAACCAATAAATATCCAGCCTGTTCCATGTGGGCAATCAGGAACAATGGATACCATAACCAGAGGAAGAAAATTTCTCTTGCAACTCATCATGTTTTACCTGTAACTCCTTCACTTTCTCTGCTTTCTGTTCAGGTTTGGCTTCTGCAACAACAGTTTCAATTCCAACCTCCTTGGCGATGGCATTTGCAGTTCCCCAATTGTCACCTGTCACCATAATATTCCTCACATCCATAGACTTGAGAATGGAAATGACATCCTGCACTCCAGGCTTCAATGGGTCAGATATGGCTatcactcccacaacctcccgATCAATTGATACCAGGATTCCAGTTTGTGCCAGCTCTTCAGTTTCTACTAGGAGTTCTTCGGCATCAACTTGAATGGATATCCCCGAGTCTAACATCAGGCTCTTGTTTCCGACAACTATTTCCTTGTTTTGAACAGTTGCTTTCACACCATGACCTGTAATGGAGACAAAATCTCGTGCTTCTGGCCACACatgtttctcttcctcttctctgaaTTTCTTAGCATACTCAACTAGAGCCTTGGCCAGCGGATGTTCACTGTTAACCTGATAATATTTTAATATGCCACACCATCAGAAGACCTCTACTTGGTTAGCTTCAAAGATATATGCAAAATGCTGAAATCAAAGCAAGCGAGACCCAAGGAATGATATACAGTAGCATTTGTGAAAGTACTGATAACAGCTGGCAGCAGAGACAGAAGGGTCTACCTCAATTGCGGCAACCAGTCCATAGAAATCGCGAAGGACCATGTTTTTCAAGAGCCTTGTGCTTACAACCACTGGTTTTCCAATGGTGAGGGTTCCGGTTTTGTCAAACACAATGCAGTTCACCTAAAGAAAAAGTGAATCCTCAAATTGTGCTATTAAATAGTTGCTCTGGATTaaactcaaaaaggaaaaacagaaaaaatctGAAAACCATGAAAAAGGCAAGAGAATGGCAATGATGTCAGGTCAAATAGGTATGTGTGTCtccaacagaagaaaaaaacttCAGTGATTCTTATAGCTTTCAATTAATGTTTGAAATTGTAATCGAAGGATGTGGGGTTTGGATACATGTAGGTTGATTTCCAAATCCAGTGGTGTTAAGGAAGATCTTGAAAATATAACCTCATTTCCTATTCATAAACTAATTGATTTTTCAGACATAATAGAATAGAAAGATCGATGTGAAAATCTTTCATGCTGACCTTATGTGCACTTTCTAATGCTTGACCTCCTTTGATTAATACTCCTTGAGAAGCACCAACTCCTGTACCAACCATAACTGCTGTGGGAGTTGCCAGACCTAGAGCGCAAGGGCAGGCTATGACCATGACAGAGATGCCAAATTGAAGAGCAAGCTGGAAGCCATCCATGGAGGATGGTATCCACGACTTTGGATAGCCATTCAATTTTTCAGCCAAAAACCAGGCAAGCCAAGTGCAGAATGCAAGGATAATAACCTGCAAGAGTTAAAGTTGAATATTTAGCGAAGTCGTGAAAAGCATAGTACTTTCCTTTAATTACTAGTACATAAACATCACTACATCGCTAGACTCAGCTCAGAATTAGAGTCCATCTTCTAAATCTACATGGTTGAGCCAACAAAAGGCGATTTGGATGTCTGAAAAACTAagttaaaaaatcaaaagacaCTATTTCTTGTAACAGCTGCTAGGGAATCAGTGCTCAGGGCTGCTACACAAGCTCAACTCTGCCATGTTCTGATTCAGTGTAGATATACATGCATTTTCCCGTGTAACAACAATAACAGAAAGATCACAAAAGCCAACTTTAAGTCAGAATTTTCTTAAAAGTGCAACACAGTGATATTGCcaaataatgttttttttatcattaattTGTCAGAATATTTTGCTTCAGACTATGGAACAGTATATTTATTCCAatttaataaattaaacaaaaggTAGGAATACCCAAGGAATaataaaacaaactaaaaaaaataaaaatggataaTTTATCTATACTCGGCATAAACTCAGCACAGCATTTCAGATGGTCTCTAaagttgaaaaaacaaaactttaAAGTAAACCAATATTTGGAAGAAATCCACTTAGAAAGAAGGGAAGGTGGACAATAAATACTCACCAAAGGCACAAAATATTTTGAGATACGGTCAGCAAATTTCTGGACAGGAGCTTTGGCCATTTGTGCTGATTCTACAAGTCGAACAATCTGTGAGAGAGCAGCTTCAGATCCAACTCGGGTTGCCTGAACATGTAACACCCCATTCTCATTCACAGTCCCTCCAATAACTGTATCACCTTTCCTCTTGGCAACTGGCCTGGCTTCTCCCGTTATCATGCTTTCATTGACATGGCTTTGACCCCAGGTAACAAAACCATCACAAGCGACTTTTGCACCAGGCATTATCTTAATAACATCATTCTTCAGTATCAATTGACTGTCAATGTCATGCTCACCTACCACATTTCCCTCCCTGTCAATAGTTAATAGTGTTGCTGTCTCCGGTGCCAAATCCATAAGCTTGGCAATGGCCTCAGATGTCTTCCCCTTGGCCAAAACCTCTAAATACTTCCCCAGTAAAATAAAGGAAATGAGCATTGAGCTCGTCTCAAAGAAATCTGTGGCCTTGGACTCCTCTAACGTTGCAGCTCTCAACACTGAGTAGACAGAATAGAAGTAGGCTGCATTGGTTCCAAGTGCAATCAAAACATCCATATTTGCAGAGCCATGGCGTAATGCCTTAAAGGACCCGGTGTAAAATCTCCAACCAATAATAAATTGTACAGGGGTGGATAGTATACACCTCATAATCTCTCCAAAGGTTAACATGTTGATCACTTTAGCATCAAGTCCTTGCTTAATACCGGGGATATACATGAAGACCATAGAGGTAAGGAACACTGGGATAGTAAAAACAAGACTCCAGAGAAAGGATCTATAGTAGTTCTTAATCTCCTCTTGCCTAAGAGAATCTCTTCCCCCTCCTTCAGGGAATATCATTGCTTTGAAATGCCCAGATCCAGTTGACTCTATAACATGGATAAAAGTCCGTGGTCCTGTTTCATCTGGCTTGTaagaaatggaaattttatGAACCATTGGATCAATTGTCACATCTTGAACACCTGGGAGTGCTTGTAGAGAATTTTCAATCATCCTCATTGAATGACTGGTGCATACTCCATCTAATTTTAGCTGTATCTTGCTCCTGTCTTCCCCTGTACTAATAAGTATGGCTTCAAAACCAAAGTGCTCAACTTCTTCAAGAAGCTGGTTGTGGCTCACAATCTTTGGATCATAATATATTTCTACTTCTTCAGTTGCTAATGCAACTTGGGCTTTATTCACACCTTCAATACCTTGTAGAGCAGATTCAACAGTTCTTGAGCATGAGGTACAAGTCATTCCTTTTACACGTAATCGACATGTTTGCATGGATCTTTCATTCACCTCATCCTTGATCAATGATGCTTCAAATCCAGCATCTTTGATAGCCTCTCGAATTGTTTCCTCCTATAGAATGCAACTTACATAACGCTACTTAGTCAATtattacaaaaaatataaaataaaataaaaagataaagaaaaccaTCCACCAAACTAATACCTAAAGCGGAATACATATCTCTAGAACAAAAATAATGAGaattaaaagagaaacaaaaaatatactAGAAGAGCAATCTCATAGGCAAAGAAGACAAATTTATTACATGCTATCCCACTTCAATACTTCCTTCCCCCAAAAGAGTTAGGGAGGGCTCCAACACTGATAATTTCCGTACTAGGAATCTGGGACATTCATTTAAGAACTTTACAATTGGTAAAGGGGTCAACCAGTAGAGCCACCTAGATTAGAGTGAGAGATGCCACAAAGGCTCCATAAGTAAGTgaaatgaagggaagtgaaattaaaacaaatataaaaaaaacccttcaaatcaaTTCCAATGATAACTGTGACTAACTCAAAAACTAAATAAACATAGTAACCATTTAATTCACTTTTAAACCATATTACTGAGATTTGAACAGAAAAAATATGGAAATGACCAACAAATTTATTTGTAAAGTTTAATCATCATGTTTAGCACATTCAGTaaatttttaaattagctaatttttttttgcaccCAAGAAAATGCACCTCTATTGTCCAAAATTGAGATGACCCAGATCCTATAAGAATGAAGAATAGATGGCTCTAAATGACTTCTTTCACATCCCTTCATTTCACTTTACTTGTAACCAGGCAGAGCCAAAGTGGAAAGGGCTTCTTGGAGTAGGAGCTAGAGTGAATGTTGGAGAGGCAACTTGGACCACAGCGAGAACATAGTGCCACTTGAAGTAGAACACAGAGTGAGAGCTGCCACAGAGAGCCAATAAGCCATTTGTCACAAAGCACAGTGTATTGTAACAACCATGAGTAGCAAAGGACCTAGCATTTTGGGTAGAAGGTCGAGGATCAAGCTTGAGGCATTACCATTAGTCATTGGACATGAGGCGAATTTAATAAAGTTTTATACACAAATGAACCTTTTCAGATCAAGGATTTATATGCTTGATCGTTGATACTGATGGTTCACTTCAGGAGCAGTCAAGTATAAAGCTGCTTCTTTAGAATCATATAAATTTCCATCTTGCTATTATTGCCATAGAATGCTCCAAACTCTCTTCGGGATGAGCTTGGAGCTTTTCCTTGAGGCAAACAAGAAGCTAAACTCTAAAACTTCCACTGGCTTAAAGTAGCTATGAGCTCCTCCTAAGCAGTTAATTTTATGGACAAAATAGAAGAATTGATGATTTCTAACACTCAAATAATTAGGCCAAAAGGTTAGAACTGTAGATTCTATTAGCTATTGTATCATTTGAATTTCAGtaaaaatcaaatattaaatCTGAAAGAATATTAACCATCaaagaaaaaagacaaaacAGGTATTAAGATCCCCATAAGTttcagaagggaaaaaaatgagaatataAATAGAAGAACGAAGAAAAATAACTGAAAGAATCCTCAGAGTTGTGAGACTTACATTGACGAAATTAGGATAAAACAGAACCTGAGCTCTGTTATTCAGAACATCAACGGCAGCATCACGGATTCCCGGAAGTCGTTTAATGGCTTTCTCCACAGAACCAGCACAAGCAGAACAGGTCATTCCAACAACGGAGAACAGAGCCTTGGCCTCGGAACCCTCGATGCTGTCCTGAACGGCTACACCCTTGGGGTATTTAGGCATCGAAGGGTAATGTGGTCGAGGAGACAAATCTCCATTGAAGCTCTCATTCCTAATACAAGCTAACGCCAAAAATTTGGTCGCCATGATCTCCTCCCTTTACTTCAACAACAAAGCTCTGCAAGCTTTCAAGTCGGAAGCTtttcctctctctatctctctctctctcttctcgacaACTCCAATTTGTTAAAGAAactgaaagaagaagagatcacgTAACGTAGGGTTTGGACATTTGGTTTCAGCTCCCTCCCGGGTTTTTTGGCCGTTTGAAAACAGGTATTGTAACGAACCCTATGATATAACAAGTAATGCCGGAGGAGTATCGGTTGCCAAAACCGGTTCACTGGCTGACTGGGTATGTGGTGATTGGACAATGTTGCTTTCAACGCTTTTTTTTTGCCACTTGATGAGTGGGACCCAtctaattgatttttttgttataatGCTCCTTCCCATCAATATGatcccaaccattggattggattggattatcATATTGCCTCTTAGTTGTAAATAAACCAAacaatttatatttctaattgataaataatttcttagatttaagatagaaaaattgaaataaaaaattatactaaaATATTGTCTATGGAAACATAAAGAGGGGAGATAAAATATTCGCAAGGTATGTAGGAGAAAGAGTTGTCTTCCAAGGCAAGGGtttaattatgaaaatagaAGCATAATTAATCCTTACCTTCAAAGATATGATTGGCCCATTTATAATGtccattatttgttttttttttttttttNNNNNNNNNNNNNNNNNNNNTTATAATACTTATACATAAGAttgaatagaagagagaaattctTGCAGTCCATCCTAAAGTTTAAATCTCTATCTTCTACgcattagaaaatattttaaaactcTAAAGCTATTTGTAATTTAAGATATATATGTAGACATAAAGTTTTATTTCATTCAATTTATTTTACTTACAACACAACTTAAATTGTTGTAATCTTTCTACTGAAACCTCTTGTGTATCTACGGCATAATGAACTttacatataaaatatttataatatttaatatatttattgatAATTAAATTCAAAACACGTGCATAACACCTCATATGAAAGAACTAGCCATTTAACAATAAATCACTTTTCTGATTAAAACTATTCTGTAAATTATGAATTGTAATATCATTATTACTTGCAATACAGAGTAATAGTGCATAACTTCTTTGAACCCtaatttatcaaacacaattTAAGAGCATTACCAATAATTTCACCGGTGCATGGTTGTGGGACTTTATAAAAATTAATGATCTTGTTTTACAACTTTTAATCATTGTCAATATAATCTGTGGTGAGTCATTCTCAACTTCCTTAAAAAAGGAAACATTGTGGATTTAACTATATATTATCTCAAATAGTATGTATCGTGACATACTATGATTGTGATGTAACCATAACACTATATTACCTTGAAGTAGTGGCACAGAAACAATTAATAGGTCCCCTTCatcaaagattctttttttatttttctagcaCAAACTAGCAAATGGGTCGTCCCTTCAtcaaatattaattttatttaaaaaaaaaaatccaatcaaattctaaaaataaaaaataaaataaaaagcatatatttctttgtttgaaaatcaGAATAACCCAGAGGAAGAACTCATCACCAACAT
This window encodes:
- the LOC122081249 gene encoding probable copper-transporting ATPase HMA5 encodes the protein MATKFLALACIRNESFNGDLSPRPHYPSMPKYPKGVAVQDSIEGSEAKALFSVVGMTCSACAGSVEKAIKRLPGIRDAAVDVLNNRAQVLFYPNFVNEETIREAIKDAGFEASLIKDEVNERSMQTCRLRVKGMTCTSCSRTVESALQGIEGVNKAQVALATEEVEIYYDPKIVSHNQLLEEVEHFGFEAILISTGEDRSKIQLKLDGVCTSHSMRMIENSLQALPGVQDVTIDPMVHKISISYKPDETGPRTFIHVIESTGSGHFKAMIFPEGGGRDSLRQEEIKNYYRSFLWSLVFTIPVFLTSMVFMYIPGIKQGLDAKVINMLTFGEIMRCILSTPVQFIIGWRFYTGSFKALRHGSANMDVLIALGTNAAYFYSVYSVLRAATLEESKATDFFETSSMLISFILLGKYLEVLAKGKTSEAIAKLMDLAPETATLLTIDREGNVVGEHDIDSQLILKNDVIKIMPGAKVACDGFVTWGQSHVNESMITGEARPVAKRKGDTVIGGTVNENGVLHVQATRVGSEAALSQIVRLVESAQMAKAPVQKFADRISKYFVPLVIILAFCTWLAWFLAEKLNGYPKSWIPSSMDGFQLALQFGISVMVIACPCALGLATPTAVMVGTGVGASQGVLIKGGQALESAHKVNCIVFDKTGTLTIGKPVVVSTRLLKNMVLRDFYGLVAAIEVNSEHPLAKALVEYAKKFREEEEKHVWPEARDFVSITGHGVKATVQNKEIVVGNKSLMLDSGISIQVDAEELLVETEELAQTGILVSIDREVVGVIAISDPLKPGVQDVISILKSMDVRNIMVTGDNWGTANAIAKEVGIETVVAEAKPEQKAEKVKELQAMGLTVAMVGDGINDSPALVAADVGMAIGAGTDIAIEAADIVLMKSNLEDVITAIDLSRKTFSRIRMNYFWALGYNLFGIPIAAGALFPSTGFRLPPWVAGAAMAASSVSVVCWSLLLKNYRKPKKLDTLEIRGIKIE